The Parachlamydia acanthamoebae genome has a window encoding:
- a CDS encoding DUF6176 family protein, which yields MWFQTLKEKMNETLESLENEGVFVESAFLDQQGNDLYLIYYMKAEDITRAYEVFTKSNLAIDHYYKNCWKTYCEGREVLEELLDIDRFESLKSYKE from the coding sequence CTGTGGTTTCAGACACTCAAAGAAAAGATGAACGAAACATTAGAGTCTTTAGAAAATGAAGGAGTTTTTGTGGAGTCAGCTTTTCTTGATCAGCAGGGGAATGACCTGTATCTCATTTACTATATGAAAGCCGAAGATATCACTCGTGCGTATGAGGTATTTACCAAATCAAATCTAGCAATTGATCATTATTACAAAAATTGCTGGAAAACATATTGTGAAGGACGCGAGGTGTTAGAGGAACTTTTAGACATTGATAGATTCGAAAGTTTAAAATCCTACAAGGAATAA